In Deinococcus misasensis DSM 22328, the genomic stretch GCCAGGGGTGACGCACGTCGCGAAGGGGTTAAGGTAAGACATGAACCCCGAGCAACTGAAACTCGCAGTCCAGCACTTCTCTGAGCTCCCTGATCCCCGGACAAACCGAGGGCTCAATCAACCCCTCATCAACGTGATCGTCATTGCCCTGTGTGCTGTGCTCAGCGATGCAGACAGCTTCTATGACATGGAGGATTTT encodes the following:
- a CDS encoding ISAs1 family transposase produces the protein MNPEQLKLAVQHFSELPDPRTNRGLNQPLINVIVIALCAVLSDADSFYDMEDFGELKRDWLSSFLDLHTGIPSHDTFNRVFARLDPTHFQACVLDW